Proteins from a genomic interval of Rhipicephalus microplus isolate Deutch F79 chromosome 6, USDA_Rmic, whole genome shotgun sequence:
- the LOC142765333 gene encoding uncharacterized protein LOC142765333: MPPIRCLLTVPHIQIKRTYHLEEGSVVALKHAIATCPVLGSQVQLSCSNFQVMDPLFNELVDLATEDSIPDMSKIVLMAQQESSGNEAPSCSSSQDDMPATPCVSYNGAVLEDAEFFWLMVDQTKCFQVTNAEEGLVAIMCANWLFNVQYACKAFNTLVVLERFFLELEKTTPRSVVAKFLNIVVKFT; the protein is encoded by the exons ATGCCGCCGATCCGTTGTCTGCTGACTGTACCGCACATTCAGATAAAGCGGACGTACCACTTGGAAGAAGGTTCCGTGGTCGCCCTCAAACATGCGATTGCCACATGTCCTGTCCTTGGGTCGCAAGTTCAACTGTCTTGCAGCAACTTTCAG GTAATGGATCCTCTGTTCAATGAACTTGTCGACCTCGCTACTGAAGACAGCATACCCGATATGTCGAAAATCGTTCTTATGGCACAGCAAGAAAGTAGCGGGAATGAAGCGCCGTCATGTTCATCGTCACAG GACGACATGCCAGCAACGCCATGTGTATCTTATAATGGGGCCGTCCTTGAAGATGCAGAGTTTTTCTGGCTGATGGTAGACCAGACAAAGTGTTTTCAAGTGACTAATGCAGAGGAAGGACTTGTCGCAATTATGTGTGCAAACTGGTTGTTCAATGTTCAATATGCTTGTAAAGCGTTCAACACCCTTGTCGTCCTCGAAAGATTTTTTCTTGAGCTCGAAAAGACAACACCAAGATCTGTTGTTGCGAAGTTCTTAAACATTGTCGTAAAATTCACATAG